The nucleotide sequence CCACCACATGAAATATcagaacaagaaaaagaaaaatgaaaatgtcAAGATTAATTAGACTAAAGACATTTTGCAGGACTGAATTTGCACAGAAATTAAGCACGCCATGAAGTAGATTAGTagcttaagtacttaagaaatTAACTGAGAAATAAAGACAAAAAAAGCAGAAATAGAAGGTTGCACAGACATATATTTAATCATCGCAATAGATCTATTCTAAAAACTCCGCCTTCTCAAAGCATCTGATCTAATTTCATTGTAATTAGAGAAACCCCAAAAGTAAGAATATTGCACCTAAAGATGCCCAAGTCGAAGTTCCAGATCCACTTCCTCCTTGTGATCTTTGAGCAACCCTATGTCCAAATCCAAGTCCAACCCCAAGTCAACCCTAATTATATTATTCTCTTTCTCCAGATCAATCTTGTTGAAGTACTCATCATCTCTTTGTGCAAAACCCTTAAATGTGTGTCCAGCCTCATGCTCAACACCACCTCCCATGCCTTTCTTGGGAATCAGATCAGGAAAGTGATTTTCCGGCCAGTAGTCGTATCTCAGTTTCTTATTTTCATCCATAGATGAAGCTGATGAAGGTGCAGAGACCCGAGTCCTCAGAGAAGGAGAAAACAAGGAATGACATGATGAAAGAGATGAGGACGATGAAGTAGCAAAATAAgagctagggttagggttttgaggACACATTTCTGAAGAAAGGGTATGAGGAAGGAGTCTCAGCCTAGCTCTGTCTCTTCTATGGACATTCATATGACCCCCAAGAGCTTGAGCAGACCCGAACTCTCTCTTGCAAAAGCTACATGCGTAGTTTCTTGTAGCCCATGAAATATCACATAAATTTTCTCCTTCAAAGAAGTTGATACAATCCATTGATCTCGATCTCTTCAGTATCTTGCCACAAGTACTCAACTGATCCTTCAGTTCATCAAatgaaacataaaaataaaaaaataaaaaaacaaatttataatcATGTTACAATGAGTAAAATGAAAACCCCATTTTCAATTTCAcagcttgagagagagagagagagagagagagagagagagagagagagagagagagagagactcacTGAGCAGTTGGATCAGAAAAGTAGTAGTTCGGATCGAGGAAAGCTAGCTGAGCTGAGACTGAAATAATGAAGACCCTATTTGATATGAAACTACTAAATAAAGGGCAAAATGCTGATACTATATCTGGATATTACTTAGCAACGGAAGTGTACAGACTTAAAAGACAGTGCTTTAACTTTTCGCCGATTCTAGGAGAGAGATGTCTAGCAAATGTGCCTTACTCTACAAATTTAATACATGATGCGAGGGTTTTGTGGTCAGTGGGAATAGGAGGAATATGGGAATATGTAAAAGCGTATGACGTTTAAAAGCACACTAAGTACTTGAAGGGTGTATAATTATTTGTACAGGACTTGCAGTATATAATAGCATATATAGCTTGATGAAGTCCCACCACAGGATTTTGCATTAATCCCAATAATTGTGGTTGTATTATATAAGAATCCCTTGAAGTTTGTATATTCTTAGAGATTGAATTTGACAAAAGTCCTGAGCTTGAAGATCTCTGGCTCTATTTATAGGCAGTTGAAGAAGTAACCTCGATCATATCGGATCGCTGACCTGAAGCAGGAGTAAATTAGTCATTTGACGCTGATAATGACTGCAATTTGTGGTTATTGGCCTTCTGTTGAGATTTACTGCGTATTGCACAATTGGCATGATGGCATCATCCTGTCTGGTGTCGCATTCTCGTCATTTAAGGAAGCGAGAGATTCCCGTGTCTGGTCGTCCATGTGGGATGTGGCAGATGCTCTTCAGGGTGGGTCGAGTCCGAGCCCTAGGACAACAATGGAGTAGTGAGAGGTAGTCGTCCGAGTCCTAGGGAGATATCCTAGATTGGGTTTTGAAGCTGGTGGGCTGATATTGCATGACCTTgagtaaataaaaataagggtttttatcacaaatagtccttgaaattgaacCACCCCTTCAagatggtcattgaaattgaatgCAGTCCCTGAAAATGGGTGTCGCAATTCAATGTGGTCATTCTGTCACAATTTCATTGAAAATTCTATTACGTGCTGATGTGTCACATAAGTAGGTCTCACAAGTCTAATAAtatattagcatatatattaaaagtatttaaataataaaaaataataatttttagggTGCTTTAGATTTTGGCCCTTACAACTCATTATTTCTAGATAAAAACCCATTTATCTTTAAAGATCCAGTTTAagcccaaatttaaaatttgcaaACATATGGGAACACTATTGACCTATTAATACAATTTATTTGCACTCATGCCACTCATACTTTATGGTCCCTTTTCCAAATTCCTAAATTTATGCCAAATTAAAAGTAGtagaaaaagtgaaataaaatgtaaaaagtgTTTGTATGAACCGTGTCCATGTCAAACTAgaaaagtagttttttttttttcatgatatATTTTGTAGCAATTTTACCCATATTAATTGGTAGGTAAATTAGTTTGttccaattatttttttaaaaaaaatactacacctatattatatattttgaatcaaataacattcctctaacttgtaggtaaattattttctatgtattgttatatatgttagacacattttgttgttgtataaacatGAGTGGAACATAATATTGTTGATTTTATACATCAAACTGCATTTCTTTtgttataggtaaattattttccatgtacAAGTACTTATGTTACGCACGTTTTGTTGTTGGTACATACAATATTTTGTATCATTGCAAAGAAAGATATTACATTACACCCATGGTATaattgttgtaggtaaattattggaaAATAATTTGTAGTTAGGTAATGAACATTTTGCATCATTAGAAATGAACATTTCAAATAgtaggtaggtaaattaatttgttctaattatataaaaaaaagaattacacTACACctagttatatttaatttttccaattattaaaaaaatttatactaCACCCAACCAAATAACATTTATCtaacttgtaggtaaattattttccatgtattgTTAGACATGTTAGGCACGTTTTATTGTTGTATAAACATGGGTGTAACATAGTATTTTTAATATTGTGCATCGAACTACATTTCTTcttaatataggtaaattattttccatgtattagtacatatgttaggcacgttttgttgttggtataaacattattttgcatcattgtaaaaaagagatattatattacacccatggtataattgttgtaggtaaattaatgtgCATGTAGATAATGAAATACAATGttctaatatattaataaaaaaaggataaattcaAAAGTATTCAAGAGTAgggtgaaaaaaattgaatcaaatagttttatgaaaattcaaagcctttctaaaaaattaatatacaataaatttttaacattaacgtcttctttttttcttgctGCAAAATCATTTACTCTCTCCTTACAATTAATTGTCTACATCAAATATataataggggtattttaggcatgtgaaaaatgtaaaatgtgtgaagtaatatgaaattaatgaatttgcttatgtggatCCTAATCATTGGGTTTTCTTTGAGTAAAAAAGTTATGTAGGGTTTtatatgaagaaaattgagttgGAAT is from Malus sylvestris chromosome 5, drMalSylv7.2, whole genome shotgun sequence and encodes:
- the LOC126624067 gene encoding transcriptional regulator SUPERMAN-like, with the translated sequence MDCINFFEGENLCDISWATRNYACSFCKREFGSAQALGGHMNVHRRDRARLRLLPHTLSSEMCPQNPNPSSYFATSSSSSLSSCHSLFSPSLRTRVSAPSSASSMDENKKLRYDYWPENHFPDLIPKKGMGGGVEHEAGHTFKGFAQRDDEYFNKIDLEKENNIIRVDLGLDLDLDIGLLKDHKEEVDLELRLGHL